From a single Oceanobacillus kimchii X50 genomic region:
- the trpC gene encoding indole-3-glycerol phosphate synthase TrpC: protein MTFLAKILEEKQTEVRIRKQEKNDLGTRSIPVYSLISQINQANSLSIIAEIKRASPSKGEIQMDLDPVEQAKKYEQAGASAISVLTDQNFFQGSLKDLQKVSEAVSVPVLCKDFIIDEVQIDDAKDAGASIILLILAALPLERFQELYNYASNKGLEVICEVHTAEELKNALTISPAIVGINNRDLKSFEVDLQTTKQLAQLVDNNTIIISESGMRTAGDATLAAEAGAKAILVGETFMKSNQLETDFNNLRVPLVERSL, encoded by the coding sequence ATGACTTTTCTAGCAAAAATCTTAGAAGAAAAACAAACTGAAGTAAGGATTAGAAAACAAGAGAAAAACGATTTAGGGACCCGAAGTATACCTGTTTATTCGTTGATAAGTCAAATCAACCAAGCAAACTCACTATCCATTATTGCTGAAATTAAACGCGCTTCTCCTTCAAAAGGAGAAATTCAAATGGACCTTGATCCCGTCGAGCAAGCTAAAAAATACGAGCAAGCAGGTGCATCTGCCATATCTGTATTAACAGATCAAAATTTTTTTCAAGGTTCATTAAAGGATTTACAAAAAGTAAGTGAAGCAGTTTCGGTTCCAGTTCTTTGTAAAGATTTTATTATTGATGAGGTTCAAATTGATGATGCAAAAGATGCAGGGGCTTCTATTATCCTGTTAATTCTAGCAGCTTTACCATTAGAAAGATTCCAGGAATTATATAATTATGCTTCAAATAAAGGACTTGAGGTCATTTGTGAAGTGCATACTGCAGAAGAGTTAAAAAACGCCTTAACGATATCACCAGCTATTGTTGGCATTAATAACCGTGATTTAAAATCCTTTGAAGTTGATTTACAAACTACGAAACAACTGGCTCAACTAGTTGATAATAATACTATAATCATTAGCGAAAGTGGCATGAGAACAGCTGGTGATGCAACGCTAGCTGCCGAAGCTGGAGCGAAAGCTATTTTAGTTGGAGAGACGTTTATGAAATCAAATCAATTAGAAACAGATTTTAATAATCTACGCGTGCCCCTTGTTGAAAGGAGTTTATAA
- the trpD gene encoding anthranilate phosphoribosyltransferase, protein MKHSLHKIIDRQDLSTEEIKEVFTHCFSEEVSDSELAAILISLKMKGETAEEVVGLSQVIQEHSPFLLNFHQPVMDNCGTGGDRSNSFNISTCSAFVLAGAGVTVAKHGNRSVSSQTGSADVLEKLGVSLAFTKEQVNEMLEKNQIAFLFAQHVHPTLKQVSKVRKDLRIPTIFNFIGPLTNPVHLNSQYIGVYDPAAIPMVAKAAQLLGRERAIVIHGAGGLDEASLQGENQYILVENDRLEERTIHPEEVGLSVYPNDEIQGGNATDNANILLSILRGEESAYLDTVLFNAGIALFTTRRVGSIYDGVKLARESINSGSALSKLNNLITFSKKVSEVV, encoded by the coding sequence ATGAAGCACTCACTTCATAAAATTATTGATCGACAAGATTTATCCACAGAAGAAATAAAAGAAGTATTTACACATTGTTTTTCAGAAGAAGTATCTGATTCGGAACTAGCAGCTATTCTTATCTCATTAAAAATGAAAGGAGAAACCGCGGAAGAAGTAGTTGGATTGTCTCAAGTTATTCAAGAACATTCTCCTTTCCTATTAAACTTTCACCAACCAGTAATGGACAATTGCGGAACTGGTGGAGATCGTTCAAACAGTTTTAACATCAGTACTTGTTCTGCTTTTGTATTAGCTGGAGCTGGTGTAACCGTAGCAAAGCATGGAAATAGAAGTGTATCAAGTCAAACAGGTAGTGCGGATGTCTTAGAAAAACTAGGCGTATCTTTAGCTTTTACAAAAGAACAAGTAAATGAAATGTTAGAAAAAAATCAAATTGCTTTCTTGTTCGCACAACATGTACATCCGACGCTAAAACAGGTGAGCAAAGTAAGAAAAGATTTACGAATACCTACTATTTTTAATTTCATCGGACCATTAACGAATCCTGTTCACTTAAATTCTCAATATATTGGAGTCTATGATCCAGCAGCTATTCCAATGGTGGCAAAAGCTGCACAACTACTTGGAAGAGAACGAGCAATTGTGATCCATGGTGCTGGTGGTTTAGACGAGGCTTCTTTACAAGGAGAAAATCAATATATACTCGTTGAAAATGACCGATTAGAGGAAAGAACAATTCATCCAGAAGAGGTTGGTTTATCTGTATATCCGAATGATGAAATTCAAGGAGGAAATGCAACAGATAACGCAAATATCTTACTGTCTATATTAAGAGGTGAAGAAAGCGCGTATCTGGATACCGTACTTTTCAATGCAGGCATTGCATTGTTTACTACAAGAAGAGTGGGTTCCATTTATGATGGCGTTAAACTTGCTAGAGAAAGTATTAATTCTGGTTCAGCATTAAGCAAACTCAATAACCTAATCACTTTCAGTAAGAAAGTTAGCGAGGTGGTTTAG
- a CDS encoding anthranilate synthase component II, which yields MILLIDNYDSFTYNLYQYISEFDKEVHVIRNDAITPDEIRALQPEAIVISPGPGSPEKAGNCLKIVRKLYREFPILGICLGHQVLAEALGGEIKQAKVIKHGKTSTISIKESQLLHSLKNPIQVMRYHSLIVDSKSLSPNYQVTARSLDDNEIMAIEHKQLPLFGMQFHPESIGTKDGKQIIRNFLLQIKALQEDENNEALTS from the coding sequence ATGATTTTATTAATCGATAACTATGACTCGTTTACGTATAATCTCTATCAATATATTTCTGAATTTGATAAGGAAGTCCATGTTATTCGAAACGATGCTATTACTCCTGATGAGATTCGAGCACTGCAACCAGAAGCCATTGTTATATCTCCTGGGCCAGGTTCTCCAGAAAAAGCAGGAAATTGTTTGAAGATTGTCAGGAAATTATACCGAGAATTCCCAATACTCGGTATTTGTTTAGGCCATCAAGTACTAGCAGAAGCTTTAGGGGGAGAAATAAAGCAAGCCAAGGTGATAAAACATGGAAAAACATCAACTATATCAATAAAGGAATCACAGTTATTACATTCACTTAAGAATCCAATACAGGTCATGCGGTACCATTCACTTATAGTTGATTCTAAAAGTCTATCTCCAAATTACCAAGTGACTGCACGATCCTTGGATGATAATGAGATTATGGCGATAGAACATAAACAACTACCACTTTTTGGAATGCAATTTCATCCAGAATCCATTGGCACAAAGGATGGAAAGCAAATCATTCGGAATTTTTTATTACAAATCAAGGCGTTACAGGAGGATGAAAATAATGAAGCACTCACTTCATAA
- the trpE gene encoding anthranilate synthase component I translates to MSIRYVIEKQPIDQLLPIQVLTQLDSPKKYLLESSFPHEEKGRFSFLGRSPYQEILGFDNRTKICNYKTHEDKWVEQHALHYIKQHLPKIEIDISFPFYGGAIGYIGYDTIRSFEHIGDRLPDKRNMPDIHLMLFEDTIIFDHEEDTCYLLVIDTDSSASEHILQKRLEQLREIMKKARVTMLPFPARYSFTPEMDQETFESNVAIAKKYIEEGDIFQVVLSQRMQAKVENPETFSISFYEQLRQSNPSPYMFYMDFNDYLILGASPESLIETSGKKIITNPIAGTRKRGSTEEIDQMLTEELLSDEKERAEHQMLVDLSRNDLGRVCEIGSIDIPIYMKIEKYQHVMHMVSEVTGILKSNYSSIDALISCLPAGTVSGAPKIRAMQIINELEQNQRGPYGGGIGFINFQQDVHMALAIRTVIVKDDKAYLQAGAGIVYDSIPTNEYIETLNKAKSFMEVDDHDFINR, encoded by the coding sequence ATGAGTATCCGTTATGTAATTGAGAAGCAACCAATCGATCAATTATTACCTATTCAAGTTCTAACACAACTAGATAGTCCAAAGAAATATTTATTGGAAAGCAGTTTTCCACATGAAGAAAAAGGACGCTTTTCATTTCTTGGAAGGAGTCCATATCAAGAAATCCTTGGTTTCGATAATCGTACAAAGATTTGTAACTATAAAACTCATGAAGATAAATGGGTTGAACAACATGCCTTACATTATATAAAACAGCATCTACCTAAAATAGAAATCGATATTTCCTTTCCATTTTATGGGGGAGCAATCGGATATATCGGCTACGATACGATACGTTCCTTTGAGCACATCGGGGATAGATTACCTGATAAACGAAACATGCCAGACATACATCTGATGTTGTTTGAAGATACGATCATATTCGATCATGAAGAAGATACATGCTACCTACTTGTGATTGATACGGATTCATCAGCTTCTGAACATATTTTACAGAAACGTCTAGAACAACTCAGAGAAATTATGAAGAAAGCAAGAGTAACAATGCTCCCCTTCCCTGCGAGATATTCATTCACTCCAGAAATGGACCAAGAAACATTCGAAAGTAATGTAGCTATTGCAAAAAAATATATTGAAGAAGGAGATATTTTTCAAGTTGTATTATCTCAACGAATGCAGGCAAAAGTCGAAAATCCAGAAACATTTTCCATCTCATTTTATGAACAACTGAGACAATCGAATCCTTCACCTTATATGTTTTATATGGATTTTAATGATTACCTCATTCTCGGAGCTTCACCAGAAAGTCTCATTGAAACAAGTGGAAAGAAAATCATCACAAATCCTATAGCTGGTACAAGAAAAAGAGGTAGTACTGAAGAGATTGATCAAATGCTGACAGAGGAATTGCTCTCTGATGAAAAAGAAAGAGCAGAACATCAAATGCTTGTAGATTTAAGTAGAAATGACCTTGGAAGAGTATGTGAAATTGGAAGTATTGATATTCCGATATATATGAAAATAGAAAAATATCAGCATGTCATGCACATGGTCTCTGAAGTCACTGGCATTCTAAAATCAAACTACTCTAGTATTGATGCATTAATCTCTTGTTTACCAGCAGGAACGGTATCTGGAGCACCAAAAATACGCGCAATGCAGATAATCAACGAGTTAGAACAAAACCAAAGAGGTCCTTACGGTGGAGGTATTGGTTTTATCAATTTTCAACAAGATGTACACATGGCTCTAGCTATTCGAACTGTGATCGTTAAAGATGATAAAGCATACTTACAAGCAGGAGCAGGAATAGTCTATGACTCCATACCTACAAATGAGTATATTGAAACATTAAATAAAGCCAAATCTTTTATGGAGGTGGACGATCATGATTTTATTAATCGATAA
- a CDS encoding nitroreductase family protein: protein MERTALAKLIRERRAIKKGYTNKEVTEDKIKELLEDAIWAPTHGMRQPWRFLFVSQEHLPVFAKKVASTYPEERQENRENYLNEPNAILVVVMEESDIPKQWDENYGAVASMIQNFWLLAWQEKLGVVWKTNPHIYDDNVKDKLNIQKNEKIVGFLHLGYFEEIPPQKERISVDDKFENFLG, encoded by the coding sequence ATGGAAAGAACTGCATTAGCGAAACTTATTAGAGAACGACGTGCCATAAAAAAAGGTTACACAAATAAAGAAGTCACTGAAGATAAAATAAAAGAATTATTAGAAGATGCAATATGGGCACCCACACATGGAATGAGACAGCCTTGGCGCTTTTTGTTTGTCAGTCAAGAACACTTGCCTGTTTTCGCAAAAAAAGTTGCATCTACTTACCCTGAAGAAAGACAAGAAAACAGAGAAAATTATTTAAATGAACCTAATGCAATACTCGTTGTTGTTATGGAAGAGTCTGATATTCCAAAGCAATGGGACGAAAACTACGGGGCTGTTGCTTCCATGATTCAGAATTTCTGGTTGCTTGCATGGCAAGAGAAACTTGGAGTTGTATGGAAAACAAACCCGCATATTTACGATGATAACGTTAAAGATAAATTAAACATCCAAAAAAATGAAAAAATCGTTGGTTTTCTTCATTTAGGTTACTTTGAAGAAATACCGCCACAGAAAGAACGGATCTCGGTCGATGATAAATTTGAAAATTTTCTGGGCTAA
- a CDS encoding HD domain-containing protein: MERVTLEQIFVHPITKKYLQRSGVAHAVAVAEYAYIFSKRFAVNPDLATKAALLHDIGHYTWYRNGEWDYNLYKENDIHAIKGASRAHKLLIRNGEERQAAKEIAVAILLHTDSYLPEGELQLNPLQQVVAMADEADEEYGGNHHYKEIDPELALTRIRALDKQIDDALNKADTSSKHA; encoded by the coding sequence ATGGAAAGAGTTACTTTGGAACAGATTTTTGTTCACCCAATCACAAAGAAGTATTTACAACGCTCTGGGGTTGCCCATGCAGTGGCAGTGGCGGAATACGCATATATTTTTTCTAAGCGATTTGCAGTAAATCCAGATCTTGCCACAAAAGCAGCACTCTTACACGATATTGGTCACTATACATGGTATCGTAATGGTGAATGGGATTATAATCTCTATAAAGAAAATGATATTCATGCGATTAAAGGTGCGAGTCGTGCGCATAAACTTTTAATTCGAAATGGTGAAGAGCGACAAGCAGCAAAAGAAATCGCTGTTGCTATTTTACTTCATACTGACTCTTATCTGCCAGAAGGCGAATTGCAACTAAATCCACTTCAACAAGTTGTGGCAATGGCAGATGAAGCTGATGAAGAGTATGGTGGCAATCATCACTATAAAGAAATCGACCCCGAACTAGCGCTAACAAGAATTCGAGCATTAGATAAACAAATTGATGATGCTTTAAATAAAGCAGATACCTCTTCTAAGCATGCATAA